A single genomic interval of Leptospira dzoumogneensis harbors:
- a CDS encoding O-methyltransferase, with translation MASQNPKQKYGTSIYKEGLEDWIHSELVKRPYDWLEDLEKKAAQDRFPVLTPASGAVLAFLASSWDPDFVLELGTGYGISLFWLISAVRKNTKIQTVDREAEFIQVAKEFFAKLEPNSDRVEFTNADCSEIAKEFLEPSSLDRKELMFVDCDKIRYPEILEMILEKGKTRNLRVIYDNVLWHGRIADPENQAPSDQAVRKLWSLTKNSKIEYTLFPVGDGILCFDFKQ, from the coding sequence ATGGCTTCTCAAAATCCGAAACAAAAATACGGGACTTCTATTTATAAGGAAGGATTAGAAGATTGGATCCATTCCGAATTAGTAAAACGCCCGTATGATTGGCTGGAGGATCTAGAAAAGAAGGCGGCACAAGATAGATTTCCAGTTTTAACTCCGGCCTCCGGAGCGGTTCTTGCTTTTTTAGCTTCTTCTTGGGATCCGGATTTTGTTTTGGAATTAGGAACAGGTTACGGGATCTCCTTATTCTGGCTCATCTCTGCTGTTCGAAAAAATACTAAGATCCAAACAGTGGATAGAGAGGCGGAGTTCATACAAGTTGCGAAAGAATTTTTTGCCAAGTTGGAGCCTAACTCTGATAGAGTGGAATTTACAAACGCGGACTGTTCCGAGATCGCAAAGGAATTTTTGGAACCTTCTTCTTTAGATCGAAAGGAACTCATGTTTGTGGACTGCGATAAGATCCGCTATCCGGAAATTTTAGAAATGATCCTGGAAAAAGGGAAAACCAGAAATCTAAGAGTGATCTACGATAATGTTCTTTGGCATGGAAGGATTGCTGACCCTGAAAACCAAGCCCCTTCCGACCAAGCGGTACGTAAATTATGGTCCTTAACCAAAAATTCTAAGATAGAATACACCTTATTCCCTGTTGGTGACGGAATATTATGTTTCGATTTTAAGCAATAA